The Seriola aureovittata isolate HTS-2021-v1 ecotype China chromosome 2, ASM2101889v1, whole genome shotgun sequence genome has a segment encoding these proteins:
- the LOC130177972 gene encoding transmembrane protein 43, whose translation MSSSRWCYSFQSLASSTLLFDCGAEQVREMSSAQAFSGKNPNQHKRVSVQANPGFLERLSETAGGTVVGVGLFFLSIYVLFTNEGRALQTASSLDEGLSQVVSLGPYISLDLQNNNRLVHLSAQLHTAQPLHDPNYRVVVQAVKLKRQVEMYQWVEYRESKDYQEDGETKTETTYSYNTEWKSELINSRNFDKEIGHQNPSAMAVESVTVAAPEVRVGPFILSKGLVEQINDFQTLSLRDFSALNVDPFLSIDDDYFYHTQYPRRPEVGDVRVRFSFAGLSGETSRLGPAQTVSIVAMQRGEQLKPFKTKSGDTLEILYLEELSAEEVFTKEHQYNSMKTWGLRAAGWALMFLSIQLTMRIIYTLVDWVPILRELVSVGLKIFALCVSCSLSLLTIGVGWIFYRPLVAAALGALALLPMFLARSGLPAKKNE comes from the exons ATGTCAAGTAGCCGTTGGTGTTACAGCTTTCAGTCGCTGGCATCTTCAACTTTACTGTTTGATTGTGGAGCTGAACAAGTCAGAGAAATGTCTTCAGCACAGGCA TTTTCAGGAAAAAACCCAAACCAACACAAGCGTGTATCTGTTCAAGCTAACCCTGGATTCCTGGAGCGACTAAGTGAAACTGCAGGAGGAACAGTTGTTGGTGTCggactgtttttcctctctattTATGTTCTCTTTACCAATGAG GGACGAGCTCTGCAAACAGCATCTTCCCTGGATGAAGGTCTTTCTCAGGTTGTGTCGTTGGGGCCCTACATCAGCCTGGACCTGCAGAACAACAACCGTTTAGTTCACCTGTCTGCACAGCTGCACACTGCACAG CCGCTGCATGACCCCAACTACAGAGTGGTGGTGCAGGCAGTGAAACTGAAGAGGCAGGTGGAGATGTATCAGTGGGTGGAGTACCGGGAGAGCAA GGACTACCAAGAGGATGGTGAAACCAAAACTGAGACGACGTACAGCtaca ACACTGAGTGGAAGTCAGAGTTGATCAACAGTCGTAATTTTGACAAGGAAATCGGTCACCAGAACCCAAG TGCCATGGCGGTTGAGAGTGTCACGGTAGCGGCTCCTGAAGTCAGAGTTGGGCCTTTCATTCTCTCTAAAG GCCTGGTGGAGCAGATAAATGACTTCCAGACACTGAGTTTGAGGGATTTTTCTGCCTTAAACGTGGACCCTTTCCTCTCCATTGATGACGATTATTTCTATCACACTCAATACCCACGTAGGCCGGAG GTTGGGGATGTGCGCGTGAGATTCTCCTTCGCTGGACTGAGTGGTGAGACGTCTCGACTCGGCCCAGCTCAAACT GTCAGTATTGTGGCCATGCAGAGGGGGGAGCAGCTGAAGCCTTTTAAAACCAAGTCAGGAGACACCCTGGAGATCCTGTACCTGGAGGAGCTCTCTGCAGAG GAGGTTTTTACAAAGGAGCACCAGTACAACAGTATGAAGACATGGGGACTCAGGGCTGCAGGATGGGCTCTCATGTTCCTTAGCATTCAGCTGACCATGCGCATCATCTACACACTCG TGGATTGGGTTCCTATTCTCAGAGAGCTGGTGTCCGTGGGCCTGAAGATCTTCGCCTTGTGcgtctcctgctctctgtctcttctcacCATTGGAGTAGGTTGGATTTTTTACCGACCCTTAGTGGCAGCAGCTCTGGGAGCACTAGCTCTCCTGCCGATGTTTCTTGCCCGCTCAGGACTTCCAGCCAAGAAGAACGAGTGA
- the LOC130178146 gene encoding transforming protein RhoA, whose protein sequence is MAAIRKKLVIVGDGACGKTCLLIVFSKDQFPEVYVPTVFENYVADIEVDSKQVELALWDTAGQEDYDRLRPLSYPDTDVILMCFSIDSPDSLENIPEKWTPEVKHFCPNVPIILVGNKKDLRNDEHTRRELAKMKQEPVKPEDGRDMANRIGAFGYMECSAKTKDGVREVFEMATRAALQARRGKKSSKCVLL, encoded by the exons ATGGCAGCAATCAGGAAAAAGCTGGTCATAGTGGGAGATGGAGCCTGTGGGAAGACCTGTCTGCTCATTGTGTTCAGTAAGGACCAGTTTCCAGAGGTCTATGTGCCAACAGTCTTCGAGAACTATGTTGCAGACATTGAAGTTGATAGCAAACAG GTCGAGTTAGCGCTCTGGGATACAGCAGGTCAAGAAGACTATGACAGACTGCGTCCGCTCTCATATCCAGACACTGATGTCATTCTCATGTGCTTCTCCATCGACAGTCCTGACAGTCTTG AGAACATCCCTGAGAAGTGGACCCCTGAGGTGAAACACTTCTGCCCTAATGTTCCCATTATACTGGTGGGAAATAAAAAGGACCTGCGTAATGATGAGCACACCCGGAGGGAGCTTGCCAAAATGAAGCAG gaACCTGTGAAACCAGAGGATGGACGGGACATGGCTAACAGGATCGGTGCCTTTGGATACATGGAGTGCTCTGCAAAAACAAAGGATGGTGTGAGGGAAGTCTTCGAGATGGCCACCAGGGCTGCACTACAAGCCAGGCGAGGAAAGAAGAGCAGTAAATGTGTCCTACTGTAA